In a single window of the Salmo trutta chromosome 21, fSalTru1.1, whole genome shotgun sequence genome:
- the LOC115156491 gene encoding uncharacterized protein LOC115156491, with translation MAEEALGITVKELKQKRTLAKSTFTKQANFLSRVAKHMTKRELQEEFKKLKSEARTVSETNDEYRAGLLADIEAGTDEGEEAELSKEKQNEVEKTFQECEARLDEVREMVQSNLWPRYGENEVKSAIHEAETACDGVAQIPVTAINRDGFELRWDSVKTQVQNAIASLAEWEMWIPVAEKERLGGRVKDLKAFGNNLEARRAGFLTAQRIAEEERVGGRVPQVPMAAPQPTLRIKPICLPKFSGYKRNFHRWRRDWESLQKQGEPTGSVEVKRIQLIDSIDERICRGLRLSSYNTAEDMFRVLENRYGNKSTIALEIMEDLEKIPALRANQPRKVIDMIQTIEKALDDLTELGNTGAINNPLVIRSIESKLPDDIKREWLVFMVNPRNNVTPDNHFENLLKFLKTQEEILEKLEQLGVSERPEKRNACMERKYASTRSTTKGGCVVCGDEKHREKIFFCKRFKELKPVEKLAAVEKLGACKRCLVCHGEDDECKETYLCRNRNCKKDHHFFLCLKGDFRRSDSERRQFNVRTRTEEQEEFVSKLSPEMVDKFKRAFTNITAKTNCGEKIQLGEIVSSAVEELPVILMLLEVTANAGQKIGTLIDLASDTNYITHRAARRLNLQSENITLVVHGVGGMAMKVKTRRYLLRVRVKMPRGTERAHELVCYGLNEIANIHRVIKPEQLKKFFPEVSLGALRRPESIELLISHREGRLAPQRVKVIGDLVLWESPLGKIVGGAHPDLFEEVDMAAHRSGTHFARSMRATTVKYQEITKTQEFTAETKSTVARREFLDWWKWDSIGAACEPKCGGCRCGNCQPGGKEMTLSEERELEIIRKGLTYIKADAHSDKPHWDTKYPWIQDPSSLPYNRSGVEATFLRTEKQLKKEPEWKIAYTAQVHEMVERRAAKKLTKEMIASWKGPVWYVSHLVAPNPHSVTTPVRLVWNSSQKFKGVSMNDLLLKGPDVLNPIRAVLLRFRRGVHAALGDIRKMYNSVWLENLEMHLHRFLWRNTEEEEIEEYAITRVNIGDRPAGCIAQLAMRETAKLPMFAHLEEERRILEEDAYVDDILTSHNDLQKLDKDTKRVEEILRTGGFFLKPWIRSGQSGRQEIVPGEQGAVSGTVLILPNQMRKGDNKALGVGYLVEEDKLYLMTSINFSKRKKKMRVGQNLLEEEVRGKTPNPLTRRELLSQVASLYDPIGLVTPAKQKGAILVRKAFQEAGGKTLTRNTWDKPLSEQLREEAIKLFEEYTRLSQITFHRSLTPVNWIGKPWGITFSDGSEKSYGAVVYFRWETEQGIQVRLVESKAKLTPLDQKGEAVKAEICGAVCAARLRKYVEKHSRIEIERWLHLLDSQTVVGAIQRDSYGYQSFFANRVGEIQKSTSVEDWWWIPGGLNSADIITRGAAPEDLQEDSMWQNGPAFLRQPMEEWPQKSAKEIAAYAKVGVQKESQSDAQQSRQNNPDELKTKIRRPPAGSAVTTLIDIRKFSSLTRLIRVTAWVWRAATKWKEVLTRNSASDKPKSCIYYERDEGDERDEGDERDERDEGREG, from the exons ATGGCGGAGGAAGCTCTTGGAATAACAGTGAAGGAGCTGAAGCAAAAAAGAACTTTAGCTAAAAGCACTTTTACCAAGCAGGCGAACTTCCTCAGCAGAGTTGCAAAGCACATGACTAAAAGAGAACTACAAGAGGAGTTCAAGAAGCTCAAGTCGGAGGCGAGGACGGTCAGTGAGACAAATGACGAGTACAGGGCTGGCCTTCTGGCAGACATTGAAGCTGGAACCGATGAGGGTGAAGAAGCTGAACTGAGCAAGGAGAAGCAGAATGAAGTTGAGAAGACGTTCCAAGAATGCGAAGCACGATTGGATGAGGTCAGGGAGATGGTCCAGTCCAATCTATGGCCTAGATATGGCGAAAATGAGGTGAAGTCTGCAATCCATGAAGCCGAGACAGCCTGTGATGGAGTTGCTCAGATACCTGTTACCGCTATAAACAGAGATGGCTTTGAGCTACGGTGGGATAGTGTGAAAACACAAGTCCAAAATGCAATCGCAAGCCTAGCAGAGTGGGAGATGTGGATTCCGGTGGCAGAAAAGGAAAGGCTCGGAGGGAGAGTGAAGGATCTGAAGGCATTCGGCAACAACCTTGAAGCAAGGAGGGCAGGatttctcacagcacaaagaattgcagaagaggagagagtcggAGGGAGAGTGCCGCAGGTGCCCATGGCAGCTCCACAACCGACACTGAGGATAAAGCCAATCTGTCTACCCAAGTTCAGTGGGTATAAAAGGAACTTCCATCGATGGAGAAGAGACTGGGAGAGTCTGCAAAAGCAGGGGGAACCAACAGGCTCAGTCGAGGTAAAGAGGATCCAACTCATTGACAGTATagatgagaggatatgcagaggccTCCGTTTGTCTTCCTACAACACTGCTGAGGACATGTTCAGGGTGCTGGAGAACAGATATGGAAACAAGTCTACAATTGCCTTGGAGATAATGGAGGATCTGGAGAAGATTCCTGCTTTAAGGGCAAATCAGCCTAGAAAAGTTATCGACATGATCCAAACTATAGAGAAGGCCCTGGATGACCTCACGGAGCTTGGAAACACAGGAGCCATCAACAACCCTCTAGTGATCAGATCCATAGAAAGCAAGTTACCTGACGACATCAAGAGAGAGTGGCTTGTCTTCATGGTTAATCCGAGGAATAATGTCACACCAGATAATCACTTTGAGAACCTTCTTAAATTCCTGAAAACACAAGAGGAAATTCTTGAAAAACTGGAGCAGCTGGGAGTGAGTGAAAGGCCAGAAAAGAGAAATGCTTGCATGGAGAGGAAATATGCGTCCACGCGGTCCACAACGAAAGGaggctgtgttgtgtgtggtgatgAAAAGCACAGAGAAAAAATATTCTTTTGCAAGCGTTTCAAGGAACTGAAGCCAGTGGAAAAGTTGGCTGCTGTAGAAAAGCTGGGGGCCTGCAAGAGGTGCTTGGTCTGTCATGGAGAAGATGATGAATGCAAAGAGACATACCTGTGCAGGAACAGAAACTGTAAAAAAGACCACCATTTCTTTCTATGCCTGAAGGGAGACTTCAGGAGGAGTGACTCAGAAAGAAGACAATTCAATGTGAGAACGCGGACTGAGGAGCAGGAAGAATTTGTATCTAAACTCTCCCCAGAGATGGTAGACAAATTCAAGAGAGCGTTCACCAACATCACCGCAAAGACAAACTGTGGTGAAAAGATCCAGCTTGGAGAGATTGTGTCAAGTGCAGTAGAAGAATTGCCAGTTATTCTAATGCTGCTCGAGGTAACTGCCAATGCAGGACAAAAAATTGGAACCCTGATCGACTTGGCATCAGACACAAATTATATCACCCACAGAGCTGCCAGGAGATTAAATCTTCAAAGTGAAAACATCACTTTAGTCGTCCATGGAGTTGGGGGGATGGCCATGAAGGTTAAAACCAGAAGATATCTCCTCAGAGTGAGGGTCAAAATGCCTAGAGGCACAGAAAGAGCCCATGAGCTTGTCTGCTATGGTTTGAATGAAATTGCCAACATCCACAGAGTCATCAAACCTGAGCAACTCAAGAAGTTCTTCCCAGAAGTCAGTCTAGGAGCTCTGAGGAGACCGGAGAGCATTGAGCTACTGATAAGCCACCGCGAAGGAAGACTTGCTCCGCAAAGAGTGAAGGTGATTGGAGACCTTGTCTTATGGGAGAGCCCGCTAGGAAAGATTGTTGGTGGAGCACATCCAGATCTGTTTGAAGAAGTCGATATGGCCGCGCACAGGTCTGGAACGCACTTTGCTCGATCCATGAGAGCAACCACTGTCAAGTATCAAGAGATAACTAAAACACAAGAGTTCACAGCTGAAACCAAAAGCACAGTAGCTCGCAGAGAGTTCTTGGATTGGTGGAAATGGGATAGCATTGGAGCAGCTTGCGAACCGAAGTGTGGAGGATGCCGGTGCGGCAATTGTCAACCAGGAGGCAAGGAAATGACTCTGAGTGAGGAAAGGGAGCTGGAGATCATAAGGAAAGGCCTCACCTACATCAAAGCAGATGCTCACAGCGATAAACCGCACTGGGACACAAAATACCCCTGGATTCAAGATCCAAGTTCCCTTCCTTACAACAGGAGTGGGGTTGAAGCCACCTTCTTAAGAACAGAAAAACAACTCAAGAAAGAGCCAGAGTGGAAAATAGCCTACACAGCTCAAGTGCATGAAATGGTGGAGAGAAGAGCAGCAAAGAAACTCACCAAAGAGATGATCGCCAGCTGGAAAGGACCAGTATGGTATGTCAGCCACTTGGTGGCGCCAAACCCACACTCTGTCACAACACCTGTGCGACTGGTATGGAACAGCAGCCAGAAGTTTAAAGGGGTCAGCATGAATGACCTGCTGCTGAAAGGGCCTGATGTTCTCAATCCCATCCGAGCAGTACTACTCAGGTTCAGAAGAGGTGTCCATGCTGCTCTTGGCGACATCAGGAAGATGTACAATTCAGTGTGGTTAGAAAACCTGGAGATGCATCTCCACAGATTTCTCTGGAGAAACACTGAGGAGGAAGAGATTGAAGAGTATGCCATCACCAGAGTCAACATTGGCGATCGACCAGCAGGGTGcattgcacaactggccatgagaGAGACAGCAAAACTGCCCATGTTCGCTCACCTGGAGGAGGAACGTAGGATCCTTGAAGAGGATGCCTATGTCGATGACATCCTGACTTCCCATAATGACTTACAAAAGCTGGACAAGGACACCAAAAGagttgaagagatcctgaggacaGGCGGATTCTTCCTCAAACCCTGGATCCGCTCAGGCCAAAGTGGGAGGCAGGAGATCGTACCAGGAGAACAAGGAGCGGTGTCAGGCACAGTACTTATTCTCCCAAaccagatgaggaaaggagacaatAAAGCCCTTGGAGTTGGATACCTTGTTGAAGAGGACAAACTGTACCTAATGACTTCAATCAATTTCTCAAAGaggaaaaagaagatgagagtCGGACAAAATCTCCTTGAAGAAGAGGTGAGAGGGAAAACTCCAAACCCACTGACGAGAAGAGAACTGCTAAGCCAAGTAGCTAGCCTGTATGACCCAATAGGCCTCGTCACACCTGCCAAACAAAAGGGCGCCATTCTTGTCAGAAAGGCGTTTCAAGAAGCTGGAGGCAAAACTCTGACCCGAAACACGTGGGACAAACCTCTGTCTGAACAATTGAGAGAAGAAGCCATCAAACTGTTTGAGGAGTACACACGTCTTAGCCAAATCACCTTCCACAGAAGCCTCACACCAGTCAACTGGATTGGTAAACCTTGGGGAATAACATTCTCTGACGGAAGTGAGAAGAGCTATGGAGCCGTAGTGTACTTCAGATGGGAAACCGAGCAAGGCATCCAAGTCAGGTTGGTTGAGTCCAAAGCAAAACTCACACCTTTGGACCAAAAGGGGGAGGCAGTGAAAGCTGAAATCTGCGGTGCTGTCTGCGCAGCACGACTTCGAAAGTACGTTGAAAAACACAGTCGTATAGAAATTgaacgatggctccatctgctggacagtCAAACTGTGGTGGGAGCTATCCAGAGAGACAGTTATGGGTATCAATCTTTCTTCgcgaacagagttggagagatcCAGAAATCCACATCCGTCGAAGACTGGTGGTGGATCCCGGGAGGCCTGAACAGTGCTGACATCATAACAAGAGGGGCAGCCCCGGAAGACCTCCAAGAAGATTCCATGTGGCAAAATGGACCAGCGTTCCTGCGGCAACCCATGGAAGAGTGGCCACAGAAGTCAGCCAAAGAAATTGCAGCTTATGCCAAG GTGGGAGTTCAGAAGGAAAGTCAGAGTGATGCACAGCAAAGCAGGCAAAATAACCCAGATGAACTTAAGACTAAGATCCGAAGACCACCAGCTGGCTCTGCGGTAACAACACTGATTGACATCAGGAAATTCAGCAGCCTGACCAGGCTGATCCGAGTCACTGCCTGGGTTTGGAGAGCTGCAACGAAATGGAAAGAAGTGTTGACCAGGAATTCAGCCTCAGATAAACCAAA gagctgtatctactacgagaGGGACGAGGGGGACGAGAGGGACGAGGGGGACGAGAGGGACGAGAGGGATGAGGGACGAGAGGGATGA